From a single Fulvivirga ulvae genomic region:
- a CDS encoding L,D-transpeptidase family protein has product MKQTGIYTLLFIAIYLLLPFHTQAQPDEGLRKIIENKEYNIDGQPLFCKKTLPEFYYSRGFERAWTHEDNINELIEQIKLASEEGLQTEDYHYEYLKENFKGLKSMTPALDVLLTDAYLLYASHLLSGKVNPEKIVAEWQVNRKETDLKILLSGSLENIEIARSLNGLKPKYKTYVRLKRALRLYREIETKGGWPVIEGGETLRTGMTDPRVEQIRNRLFVTGDISTTHTDSVNLFDSTIEEAIKTFQRRHGLEPDGAVGKSSLAILNEPVEKRIEQIILNMERCRWLPLDLGEHYILVNIANYELEVIKNGKLEMEMSVVVGKPYRKTPVFSNKMMYLVFNPYWTVPPTIFANDVLPAIRKNVGYLRTQNMKVISGDTEIDPSSIAWAEVTPKNFPYQIRQDPGPNNALGQVKFIFPNAYNVYMHDTNHRELFSKTDRALSSGCIRLSKPIDMAEYVLKHHPAGWTREKIDKTVGKEKNLTVMLSEEIYVHLLYWTSFVDEHDRINFRKDIYERDGVLWKAMQQGPPSI; this is encoded by the coding sequence ATGAAACAAACTGGTATTTACACCCTTTTATTTATTGCCATTTATTTACTCTTGCCCTTTCATACTCAGGCCCAGCCAGACGAAGGCCTGCGTAAAATCATCGAGAACAAAGAATACAACATCGATGGACAGCCATTGTTTTGCAAAAAGACCCTGCCTGAATTTTACTATAGCCGAGGCTTTGAGCGTGCATGGACACATGAAGATAACATTAATGAGCTAATAGAACAGATCAAGCTGGCTTCGGAGGAGGGGTTACAAACCGAGGATTATCATTACGAGTATCTTAAGGAGAACTTCAAAGGCCTGAAAAGCATGACCCCGGCTCTGGATGTGTTGCTTACTGATGCTTATCTGCTGTATGCCTCTCACCTGCTTTCCGGTAAGGTTAATCCCGAAAAAATCGTTGCGGAATGGCAGGTAAACAGGAAAGAGACAGACCTCAAGATTCTCTTAAGCGGGTCTCTTGAAAATATTGAAATTGCCAGAAGCCTGAACGGTTTAAAACCTAAGTACAAAACATACGTCAGGTTAAAAAGAGCCCTCAGGCTGTATCGGGAAATTGAGACAAAAGGCGGATGGCCCGTAATAGAGGGAGGAGAAACATTGCGGACAGGTATGACAGACCCCAGAGTTGAGCAAATAAGGAATCGCCTTTTTGTCACCGGCGATATCAGCACTACCCATACCGATAGCGTTAATTTGTTTGACAGCACTATTGAGGAAGCCATTAAAACATTTCAGAGAAGGCACGGCCTGGAGCCTGATGGAGCTGTTGGCAAAAGTTCTCTGGCCATACTCAATGAGCCTGTAGAAAAAAGAATAGAGCAGATTATTTTAAATATGGAGCGCTGCCGCTGGTTACCCCTTGACCTTGGTGAACATTATATTTTGGTAAATATTGCCAACTATGAGCTGGAAGTAATTAAAAATGGCAAACTGGAAATGGAAATGTCGGTGGTAGTTGGTAAACCCTATCGCAAAACACCTGTTTTTAGCAATAAAATGATGTACCTCGTATTTAATCCTTACTGGACGGTACCACCCACCATTTTTGCCAACGATGTGCTGCCGGCTATCAGGAAAAATGTAGGCTATCTCAGAACACAGAATATGAAAGTTATTAGCGGAGACACTGAAATTGACCCTTCTTCGATTGCCTGGGCAGAGGTAACCCCCAAAAATTTTCCTTACCAGATCAGGCAGGACCCCGGGCCTAACAATGCCCTGGGACAGGTAAAGTTTATATTCCCTAATGCTTACAACGTTTACATGCATGACACCAATCACCGCGAATTATTCAGCAAAACAGACAGGGCCCTGAGCTCCGGTTGTATAAGGTTATCAAAACCTATCGATATGGCAGAGTATGTGCTGAAACACCATCCTGCGGGATGGACGAGGGAAAAAATCGACAAAACAGTCGGCAAAGAGAAAAACCTTACCGTTATGCTCTCCGAGGAGATCTATGTCCATCTGCTTTACTGGACATCATTTGTAGACGAACATGACCGGATAAATTTCAGGAAAGATATTTATGAACGAGATGGTGTATTGTGGAAGGCCATGCAGCAAGGCCCGCCTTCCATTTAA